One genomic region from Salvia hispanica cultivar TCC Black 2014 chromosome 2, UniMelb_Shisp_WGS_1.0, whole genome shotgun sequence encodes:
- the LOC125207139 gene encoding 17.4 kDa class III heat shock protein: MSSVVEAMTDLLNFPETLEKLLHSASRHDGGGGRGGVANFPADILDTPKEYVFYLDVPGLSKSDIQVTVEEENTLVIKSNGKRKREEGEEEGCKYIRLERRPPQKLTRKFRLPDNCNVSAISAKCENGVLTVVVEKLPPPPKSKSIEVAIS; this comes from the exons ATGAGCTCCGTCGTTGAAGCCATGACCGACCTGCTGAATTTCCCGGAGACACTCGAGAAGCTACTGCACTCCGCCTCGCGCcacgacggcggcggcggccgcgGCGGCGTAGCCAATTTCCCGGCCGACATTCTCGACACGCCGAAGGAGTACGTCTTCTACTTGGACGTCCCCGGGCTATCGAAGTCGGACATTCAG GTGACGGTGGAGGAGGAGAACACGCTGGTGATAAAGAGCAACgggaagaggaagagggagGAAGGGGAGGAGGAGGGTTGCAAGTATATACGGCTGGAGAGGAGGCCGCCGCAGAAGCTTACGAGGAAATTCCGGCTGCCGGATAACTGCAACGTGTCGGCGATCAGTGCGAAGTGCGAGAACGGAGTGCTGACGGTGGTGGTGGAGAagctgccgccgccgccgaaaTCGAAGTCGATCGAGGTCGCCATCTCTTGA